Proteins co-encoded in one Marinobacter gudaonensis genomic window:
- a CDS encoding MHYT domain-containing protein: MNNYDPLLIAASFVVAVMAAYAALFFGARLNRSGDDARWRWLGAGALLMGTGIWSMHFVGMRAMPSNVPLAFDAGLTAVSWLAAVVASGVALHMIGRDRLGAGLFAGATVAMGASIVVMHYLGMYALQMSAPPVFHTGFLAVSVAIALGASAGALAICRVVQKAEGQQALFLQFVAALVMATAICGMHYSGMMAMTFPEGAVPAADNLLRGDWMGVPLAIFCTALLASALGVTALDVKQQRKREEAREQEEQRVAELAFIDSVTGLPNRSGLEQTLLDILARKDARKHPFALIHLDIANFRELSNQMGDASLKSVVSEVSASLREQLSDDAILARYAAGTFFIVVLDHEDARHKFMYKRLRQLDKLIGTDAVPIAWRVGQSAFPVTGNSTRKLIKAAMVPRDLSDIGRFDNMAADPELVLPNQQQFS, encoded by the coding sequence ATGAATAACTACGATCCATTGTTGATAGCCGCCTCGTTTGTGGTTGCGGTGATGGCCGCGTACGCGGCCCTGTTTTTTGGCGCACGTCTCAATCGCTCAGGTGACGACGCTCGCTGGCGCTGGCTTGGTGCCGGCGCCCTGCTGATGGGGACAGGCATCTGGAGCATGCACTTCGTTGGCATGCGCGCCATGCCCTCCAACGTCCCGCTCGCCTTCGATGCGGGCTTGACTGCGGTATCCTGGCTGGCGGCGGTTGTGGCGTCGGGTGTGGCACTGCATATGATAGGTCGAGATCGTCTTGGCGCAGGCCTGTTTGCCGGTGCTACGGTTGCCATGGGTGCCAGTATTGTGGTCATGCATTACCTGGGTATGTACGCGCTGCAGATGTCCGCACCTCCGGTATTCCACACCGGTTTTCTGGCCGTTTCGGTGGCCATCGCTTTGGGCGCGTCCGCCGGCGCGCTAGCCATCTGTCGGGTCGTGCAGAAGGCCGAAGGTCAGCAGGCTCTGTTCCTGCAATTCGTCGCGGCTCTGGTGATGGCCACAGCCATCTGCGGAATGCACTACAGCGGAATGATGGCGATGACTTTTCCGGAAGGCGCGGTACCGGCCGCCGACAACCTCTTGCGAGGTGACTGGATGGGCGTCCCGCTTGCGATCTTCTGCACCGCGCTGTTGGCCTCGGCGCTCGGTGTAACGGCCCTCGACGTCAAACAGCAGCGCAAACGCGAAGAGGCACGGGAGCAGGAGGAACAGCGAGTGGCCGAACTTGCCTTTATTGATTCGGTCACAGGTTTGCCGAACCGCTCCGGTCTCGAACAGACATTGCTTGATATTCTGGCCAGAAAGGACGCTCGCAAACATCCTTTCGCGCTGATACATCTCGATATTGCCAATTTTCGGGAATTATCCAATCAGATGGGAGACGCTTCCCTGAAGTCAGTGGTGTCGGAGGTCAGCGCATCCCTGCGGGAACAGCTTTCTGACGACGCAATTCTTGCTCGCTACGCTGCCGGCACTTTCTTTATCGTGGTGCTGGATCATGAAGATGCGCGCCATAAGTTCATGTACAAACGCTTGCGGCAGCTGGACAAACTGATCGGTACCGACGCCGTGCCGATCGCCTGGCGGGTAGGTCAGTCGGCCTTTCCGGTGACCGGAAACTCTACACGCAAACTGATCAAGGCGGCTATGGTTCCTCGCGACCTGTCTGATATTGGAAGATTTGACAACATGGCAGCTGATCCAGAGCTGGTGTTGCCCAATCAACAGCAGTTTAGCTGA
- a CDS encoding DUF748 domain-containing protein — protein MSVARSRQPSHKSRNLLVALLAVLVLYALAGFLLLPWWLERTLPDQLEQRMGWQAEVGDIRTNPFTLTVEAGALSAADSGGEQVLGFDRLLVDLNFFQLVRGIVGFEKIALEEPFIRLDLLEDYNINFARDWQRANPEPADAAKSQPEAEAGDPPRLYFGGIDVNGGELLFRDFTQPQMAEFRITPLDLTLNDLATWRREGEDSDYSLQAALGSQVIEWQGDLSVAPLYSTGSVRISAVDHQTLAHFLAPWLPYDLRGGSVSLSSDYAIQAGEVFRLETSNGELTLKDLAVAPSPEAEEARLSNGALTVDGITFDLNAREFRVGQVALEDLDVALARGPEGQIDWLTPFTEEGDTGGADTAEETPSEGEPFRWSLAGVSVANGRVLWQDRVPETEAEIELASLALSTGRISHQLDEPVTYELKGTLASGGQLSLTGQVTPAPFTLEAAIAGSGVTLAAFEPYLREGANLAVTSGTLSVDGNLDLDGQQDPLTGTFSGTAEVAGLDLKLPGTPEPLMAWQTLRLAPIEYNVHPARLEIGTVTLVEPFFNLVRNADSVHNVERIARKSGPKSDGGPADGASQASGEEPEFIFRISELLLEDGELAYTDRTLQPAFTTRFESLSGTVTGLSNISPQQGKVSMRGRVGGVADLDFQGTIGTLGTEDVSDLKLLIDNLSLPVLSPYFGRYLGYGVDSGQLDLNLDYEVAGTRIDASNLVVMDQLELGSAVPSDQAVNAPVKLGLALLRDRKGVIEVDLPISGDLANPDFSVGKVVMRAFVNLLAKVAASPFSMLGSIAELAGLSGEELGKVAFEPGSVRLAEGEAEKLAALADALLERPDLLLNIRGSVAPETDGLALLREELTNGGAKTLSDETWQAAREAYLAGERSLAPEALSNLASARGVAIRKLLRETHGVPADQLFLLDPARTAELGSSGNVVVAFTLDVR, from the coding sequence ATGTCCGTGGCCCGGAGCCGTCAACCCAGTCACAAATCCCGGAATCTGCTGGTCGCATTGCTGGCCGTCCTCGTTCTCTATGCCCTCGCCGGTTTCCTGTTGCTGCCCTGGTGGCTGGAACGAACCTTGCCGGATCAGCTTGAGCAGCGAATGGGCTGGCAGGCTGAGGTTGGCGATATTCGAACCAATCCCTTCACCCTTACCGTCGAAGCTGGCGCGCTGTCCGCTGCTGACAGTGGCGGAGAACAGGTGCTGGGTTTCGACCGCCTGCTCGTCGACCTGAATTTTTTCCAGCTGGTGCGGGGAATCGTAGGCTTCGAGAAGATTGCCCTTGAGGAACCCTTCATCCGGCTCGACCTGCTGGAGGATTACAACATCAATTTTGCCCGGGACTGGCAGCGGGCCAATCCTGAGCCTGCAGATGCGGCGAAGTCGCAGCCAGAGGCTGAAGCCGGGGATCCGCCTCGACTCTACTTCGGCGGCATTGATGTCAATGGCGGCGAGCTCCTGTTCCGGGACTTCACCCAGCCGCAAATGGCGGAATTCCGGATCACCCCGCTCGACCTGACCCTCAACGATCTGGCCACCTGGCGACGGGAGGGCGAGGACAGCGATTATTCACTGCAGGCAGCTTTGGGCAGCCAGGTCATTGAATGGCAGGGCGATCTGAGTGTCGCTCCGCTGTATTCCACCGGCTCTGTACGGATTTCCGCGGTGGATCACCAGACCCTCGCGCACTTCCTGGCGCCCTGGTTGCCCTACGATTTGCGGGGCGGGAGCGTGAGCCTGAGCTCTGACTACGCGATACAGGCCGGGGAGGTGTTCCGGCTGGAAACCAGCAACGGCGAGCTGACTCTCAAAGACCTCGCCGTTGCCCCGAGCCCGGAGGCCGAAGAGGCGCGTCTGAGCAACGGTGCGCTCACGGTTGATGGAATAACGTTTGATCTCAATGCCCGTGAGTTCCGGGTGGGTCAGGTAGCGCTGGAGGATCTGGATGTTGCGCTGGCCCGGGGGCCGGAAGGGCAGATTGACTGGCTGACGCCGTTCACCGAAGAGGGCGATACCGGCGGCGCCGACACTGCCGAAGAAACTCCATCGGAGGGTGAACCCTTCCGGTGGTCTCTGGCCGGCGTGTCCGTCGCCAATGGTCGGGTGCTGTGGCAGGACAGAGTGCCCGAAACCGAGGCAGAGATTGAGCTGGCGTCACTCGCGCTGTCGACCGGGCGCATCAGCCACCAGCTGGATGAGCCGGTGACCTACGAGCTGAAAGGCACTCTGGCCAGTGGCGGGCAACTGTCTCTGACAGGCCAGGTGACACCGGCGCCCTTCACCCTGGAAGCGGCGATTGCCGGCTCGGGAGTGACGCTCGCGGCTTTCGAGCCCTACCTTCGCGAAGGCGCCAACCTCGCCGTTACCAGTGGTACCCTCTCTGTGGATGGCAATCTCGATCTGGATGGCCAGCAGGACCCGCTCACCGGCACCTTCAGCGGCACCGCCGAGGTGGCCGGGCTTGATCTGAAACTACCCGGGACGCCGGAGCCGTTAATGGCCTGGCAAACCCTGCGTCTGGCCCCAATCGAGTACAACGTGCACCCGGCCCGGCTGGAAATCGGCACGGTGACCCTGGTTGAACCCTTCTTCAACCTGGTTCGCAACGCCGACAGCGTCCACAACGTGGAGCGCATCGCCCGTAAATCCGGCCCGAAGAGCGATGGCGGGCCGGCGGACGGGGCCTCGCAGGCGTCTGGCGAAGAGCCAGAATTCATTTTCCGGATCAGTGAATTGCTGCTCGAGGACGGAGAGCTGGCCTACACCGACCGCACCCTGCAGCCAGCGTTTACGACCCGTTTCGAATCCCTGAGTGGAACCGTAACCGGGTTGAGCAACATCTCGCCGCAACAGGGTAAGGTATCCATGCGCGGTCGGGTTGGTGGCGTGGCCGACCTCGATTTCCAGGGCACCATCGGTACCCTGGGCACTGAGGATGTCAGTGATCTGAAACTGCTGATCGACAATCTGTCCCTGCCAGTGCTGTCCCCTTATTTTGGCCGCTACCTCGGCTACGGTGTCGACAGTGGCCAACTGGACCTGAACCTTGATTACGAAGTTGCCGGCACCCGCATCGACGCTTCCAACCTCGTGGTGATGGACCAACTGGAGCTGGGCTCAGCGGTACCCAGTGATCAGGCGGTCAACGCGCCGGTCAAGCTCGGTCTGGCCCTTCTGCGGGATCGCAAGGGGGTGATCGAAGTGGACCTGCCCATAAGCGGTGATCTGGCCAATCCGGATTTCAGTGTCGGCAAGGTGGTCATGCGGGCGTTTGTCAATCTTCTGGCCAAGGTGGCCGCCTCACCGTTCAGCATGCTGGGCTCCATCGCCGAGCTGGCGGGCCTGAGTGGCGAGGAGCTTGGCAAGGTGGCGTTTGAACCGGGCAGTGTCCGACTGGCAGAGGGCGAGGCAGAAAAGCTTGCCGCATTGGCTGATGCGCTGCTGGAACGTCCCGACCTGCTTCTCAATATCCGTGGCAGCGTGGCCCCCGAGACCGACGGCCTGGCGTTGCTTCGCGAAGAACTGACCAACGGAGGTGCCAAGACGCTTTCCGATGAAACCTGGCAGGCGGCGCGGGAGGCTTATCTTGCCGGCGAGCGGTCCCTGGCGCCGGAGGCGTTGAGCAACCTGGCGTCAGCCCGGGGTGTTGCCATTCGCAAGCTGCTGCGGGAGACCCACGGCGTGCCGGCAGACCAGCTGTTTCTCCTGGATCCTGCCCGCACCGCAGAGCTCGGCAGCAGCGGGAATGTCGTGGTGGCATTCACGCTGGATGTTCGGTGA
- a CDS encoding substrate-binding periplasmic protein: MPARDIARTILFTLFAILLPAITQASAHQTTITLGVYHFPPIASVGQNGEAEGLLGDLLKALEQTHPGLSFQIVHTSPKRRHLDFDAGLYDVIFFESPQWGWSERPVDVTAPILEDEELYVALNTRGRDASFFENLHQRNIVAISGYHYRLTGYETDTAVLEEQFSIEFSDSHSRNLKLIMADRPSVAEIAIVSESYLQRYLSEHPGDRPKLLIADDPDQRYQLSIIVRKNAVTTADDFLRLLAPLVLSGQYQRLVEKWNLAAPTGLAEGLTER; the protein is encoded by the coding sequence GTGCCCGCTCGAGACATTGCCCGGACGATTCTGTTCACACTGTTTGCCATCCTGCTGCCGGCAATAACACAGGCATCAGCGCATCAGACCACGATCACCCTTGGCGTCTACCATTTCCCCCCCATTGCCAGCGTGGGCCAGAACGGCGAAGCGGAGGGTCTGCTGGGCGATCTTCTGAAGGCTCTTGAACAGACCCACCCCGGTCTGTCCTTCCAGATTGTTCATACCTCGCCCAAGCGCCGCCACCTGGATTTTGACGCTGGCCTCTACGACGTGATCTTTTTCGAAAGCCCCCAATGGGGCTGGTCGGAAAGACCCGTTGATGTCACCGCTCCGATCCTTGAGGACGAGGAACTGTACGTCGCCCTGAACACGCGGGGCCGGGATGCCTCCTTTTTCGAGAACCTTCACCAGCGCAACATTGTCGCCATCTCAGGCTACCACTACCGCCTGACCGGCTACGAGACAGACACTGCGGTGCTGGAGGAGCAGTTCAGCATTGAATTTTCCGACAGCCACAGCCGCAACCTGAAGCTGATCATGGCTGACCGGCCTTCGGTGGCGGAAATTGCCATCGTGAGCGAGTCTTACCTGCAGCGATATCTTTCTGAGCATCCGGGTGACCGGCCAAAACTGCTGATCGCCGACGATCCGGATCAGCGCTATCAGCTCAGTATCATCGTCCGGAAGAACGCCGTTACCACGGCCGATGACTTTCTGCGTCTGCTGGCCCCGCTGGTGCTTAGCGGGCAGTACCAGCGTCTGGTTGAAAAATGGAACCTGGCCGCACCAACGGGCCTGGCGGAAGGCCTCACCGAGCGCTGA
- the yfbR gene encoding 5'-deoxynucleotidase gives MGTAASHFFAYVSRLRWIKRWGLMRNAIEENVATHSWEVATLAHALALIRNRHFGGQVNADRIAAAALYHDATEVITGDMPTPVKYHSRVMREAFGDIEHKAAGELLALLPEDLREDFAPYVRESGLPAAEKELIKAADRLSAWLKCQAEIRAGNQEFGPAASQIRRRLEEDELPEVDYFLRVFAPSYDQPLDNLLGES, from the coding sequence ATGGGCACAGCTGCCAGCCATTTTTTTGCCTACGTATCCCGCCTGCGCTGGATAAAGCGCTGGGGCCTGATGCGCAATGCCATTGAGGAAAACGTGGCCACTCACTCCTGGGAAGTGGCCACCCTGGCCCACGCCCTGGCACTGATCCGTAACCGGCATTTCGGGGGCCAGGTAAACGCTGATCGCATTGCCGCCGCCGCCCTGTATCACGATGCCACCGAAGTGATCACCGGTGACATGCCAACGCCGGTCAAGTACCACTCCCGGGTAATGCGCGAGGCATTCGGCGACATCGAGCACAAGGCGGCGGGCGAACTGCTGGCCCTGTTGCCGGAGGATCTCCGGGAGGATTTTGCGCCCTATGTGCGGGAATCCGGATTGCCGGCGGCGGAAAAGGAATTGATCAAGGCGGCCGACCGCCTGTCCGCTTGGCTTAAATGCCAGGCCGAGATTCGGGCCGGCAACCAGGAGTTCGGACCGGCCGCCTCGCAGATTCGCCGCCGCCTTGAGGAAGACGAGCTGCCTGAGGTGGATTATTTTCTCCGGGTGTTTGCCCCGAGTTACGATCAACCCCTTGATAATCTGCTCGGCGAGTCCTGA
- a CDS encoding SDR family NAD(P)-dependent oxidoreductase: protein MKNLKDKVAVVTGAGSGIGRALAQALAARGCRLALSDVNEPGLAETASSLKGVEVKTYRLDVADRDAIYAHAEQVASDFGQVNLIINNAGVALSASVREMTDEDFQWVMDIDFWGVAHGTRAFLPHLIASGDGHVVNISSVFGLIGVPKQSAYNAAKFAVRGFTESLRQEMKLENQPVAVSCVHPGGIRTNIANAARMGKSENAEAQRKGFDKLAMTTPEKAAETIVKGILKDESRILVGPDAWGIEAINRLLGAAYQPLVERFSRKNLYV from the coding sequence ATGAAGAACCTGAAGGACAAAGTTGCTGTAGTGACCGGTGCCGGCTCCGGTATCGGCCGGGCCCTGGCCCAGGCGCTTGCCGCGCGCGGCTGCCGCCTGGCGCTCTCCGATGTGAACGAACCCGGTCTCGCCGAGACAGCCAGCAGCCTCAAGGGCGTCGAGGTAAAAACCTACCGTCTGGACGTGGCGGACCGCGACGCCATATACGCCCATGCCGAGCAGGTTGCCAGCGACTTCGGGCAGGTCAATCTCATCATCAACAATGCTGGCGTGGCGTTGTCGGCCTCGGTGCGGGAAATGACCGATGAGGATTTCCAATGGGTGATGGATATCGACTTCTGGGGCGTGGCCCACGGCACCCGCGCTTTTCTGCCTCACCTGATTGCCTCCGGCGACGGCCACGTAGTGAATATTTCCAGTGTGTTCGGCCTGATTGGCGTACCCAAGCAGAGCGCCTACAACGCCGCGAAATTCGCGGTTCGCGGCTTTACTGAATCCCTGCGTCAGGAAATGAAACTGGAAAACCAGCCGGTGGCGGTCAGCTGCGTGCACCCGGGCGGCATCCGCACCAACATCGCCAACGCCGCGCGCATGGGCAAGTCTGAAAACGCAGAGGCCCAGCGCAAGGGGTTTGACAAGCTTGCCATGACCACGCCGGAAAAGGCCGCGGAAACCATCGTGAAGGGCATTTTGAAGGACGAATCCCGCATTCTTGTAGGGCCGGACGCCTGGGGCATCGAGGCCATTAATCGCCTTCTGGGCGCCGCCTACCAGCCCCTGGTGGAGCGCTTCTCCCGCAAGAACCTGTACGTATAA
- a CDS encoding GGDEF domain-containing protein yields MKTSHHADLGATLEQSRSGLRDNHRRSLMRLLFVATGSALVVFACLQILSGFLWLGLGELAASVVLFVGTWRLKTTRHLQACIYAYLLTLFSFFLVIIVLPNASVAAFVWVLMMPVLAYLLLGKREGLILSVPFMIAGGILYYLYLEDVASPHALIDLLNMVLCGALMLVFVHLYEVRREEAEQRLVDMAQTDALTGLANRSNFQGTLNRTIAECERSGTGFALVVMDIDHFKVVNDTLGHEAGDHVLRNISRCLTERLRGTDFVGRLGGEEFGLILRDVKPADAFELMDELRQRISSSELTYGEARIRVTASFGIAQWPDHGRQAESLMRVADRCLYSGKRAGRNRVAGAGSNPRQMEILAGETG; encoded by the coding sequence ATGAAAACGTCTCACCATGCGGATCTGGGAGCCACACTGGAACAGAGCCGCTCCGGTCTGCGCGATAACCATCGCCGCTCGCTGATGCGGCTGCTTTTTGTGGCCACCGGCTCTGCACTGGTGGTTTTCGCATGCCTGCAGATTCTCAGCGGCTTCCTGTGGCTCGGTCTCGGGGAGCTGGCGGCGAGTGTCGTCCTGTTCGTGGGCACCTGGCGCCTGAAAACCACCCGCCATCTCCAGGCCTGTATCTACGCCTACTTGCTGACGCTGTTCAGCTTTTTCCTGGTCATCATTGTGCTGCCCAACGCCTCGGTGGCGGCTTTCGTGTGGGTCCTGATGATGCCGGTGCTGGCCTACCTGTTGCTGGGCAAACGCGAGGGCCTGATCCTCAGTGTGCCGTTCATGATTGCCGGCGGCATTCTCTATTACCTGTACCTCGAGGATGTCGCCAGCCCCCACGCGCTCATCGACCTGCTCAACATGGTCCTGTGTGGTGCCCTGATGCTGGTGTTCGTGCATTTGTATGAAGTCCGCCGGGAGGAAGCCGAGCAGCGGCTGGTGGACATGGCCCAGACCGATGCCCTCACTGGCCTGGCCAACCGCAGTAACTTCCAGGGAACACTGAACCGGACCATCGCCGAGTGCGAGCGCAGTGGCACCGGGTTTGCGCTGGTGGTGATGGACATTGACCACTTCAAGGTGGTGAACGACACGCTCGGCCACGAAGCGGGCGACCACGTGTTGAGAAACATCAGCCGGTGCCTGACCGAGCGCCTCCGGGGTACCGACTTTGTCGGCCGGCTAGGGGGCGAGGAGTTCGGCCTGATCTTGCGCGATGTGAAACCGGCCGATGCCTTCGAGCTCATGGACGAACTGCGCCAGCGAATTTCCAGCAGCGAACTGACCTACGGCGAGGCCCGCATCCGGGTAACCGCCTCCTTCGGCATTGCCCAGTGGCCGGACCACGGCCGGCAGGCGGAAAGCCTGATGCGGGTGGCCGATCGCTGCCTGTACAGCGGCAAGCGGGCAGGCCGCAACCGGGTGGCCGGTGCCGGATCCAATCCGCGGCAGATGGAGATTCTGGCTGGCGAGACCGGATAA
- a CDS encoding class II glutamine amidotransferase, which produces MCELLAMSANTPTDLCFSFTGLTRRGGATGPHKDGWGVAFYEGKGVRAFHDADASASSRIAEVVQTHPIKSEVAICHIRQANVGEICLANTHPFMRELWGRYWVFAHNGQLSGFRPQPGFYEPVGSTDSEALFCDILNHLRSHCDRNTGTDDIVERLVRLSQAYASQGVFNLLLSNGDWLFTYCTTKMASITRRAPFGPARLKDADVTVDFESETTPNDIVSVIVTEPLTSDERWDIYQPGEWRLWRKGVVVRSGKSVE; this is translated from the coding sequence ATGTGTGAACTGCTGGCCATGAGTGCCAACACCCCCACCGACCTGTGCTTCAGCTTCACCGGCCTGACCCGCCGGGGCGGTGCCACCGGTCCCCACAAGGACGGCTGGGGCGTGGCCTTCTACGAGGGCAAGGGTGTGCGCGCCTTCCACGACGCCGACGCCAGCGCCAGCTCCCGCATCGCCGAGGTGGTCCAGACCCACCCCATCAAGAGCGAAGTGGCCATCTGCCATATCCGCCAGGCCAACGTCGGCGAGATCTGCCTGGCCAACACCCACCCGTTCATGCGCGAGCTCTGGGGCCGCTACTGGGTCTTCGCCCACAACGGCCAGCTGTCCGGCTTCCGCCCGCAACCGGGCTTTTACGAACCGGTAGGCAGCACCGACAGCGAAGCGCTGTTCTGCGACATCCTTAATCACCTGCGCAGCCACTGCGACCGCAACACCGGCACCGACGACATCGTCGAACGCCTGGTGCGCCTGTCGCAGGCCTACGCCAGCCAGGGCGTGTTCAACCTCCTGCTCAGCAACGGTGACTGGCTGTTCACCTACTGCACCACCAAAATGGCCAGCATCACCCGCCGCGCCCCGTTTGGCCCGGCCCGTTTGAAAGACGCGGATGTCACTGTGGATTTTGAATCGGAAACCACGCCCAACGACATCGTCAGCGTGATCGTGACCGAACCGCTGACCAGCGATGAGCGGTGGGATATCTATCAGCCGGGGGAATGGCGGTTGTGGCGCAAGGGCGTAGTTGTGCGTTCCGGTAAGTCAGTGGAGTGA
- a CDS encoding metal-dependent hydrolase, whose product MLSNKTAESRKAPATRASNTPEQVTIKPQRMGFEFGEQVPQYWLDNSYFLSHMMNALSVLFPQGEQFFVDSVRAYRDQISDPKLKAEVRGFIGQEAMHSLEHVAMNQHVRDQGMPVEELEKHLEVVLGIAKKLPKRHQLAITCALEHMTAMMADMLLERSDVREDMDESMRPLWVWHAIEETEHKAVTYDVFQQVGGTYAERAFYQVFSTAALGVMASYFTGRMMLNDRKNFSLKDSARGLWRMWGRNGTFSSLIPTWLEYFKPDFHPWDHDNSELIARFKAEIQAHIAPQYQKGNRRTLQ is encoded by the coding sequence ATGCTGAGTAACAAAACAGCAGAAAGCCGCAAGGCCCCGGCAACGCGGGCCTCGAACACGCCGGAGCAGGTCACCATCAAGCCCCAGCGTATGGGCTTTGAATTCGGCGAGCAGGTGCCGCAGTACTGGCTCGACAACAGTTATTTCCTGAGCCACATGATGAATGCCCTGTCGGTCCTGTTTCCGCAGGGTGAGCAGTTCTTCGTGGATTCTGTGCGCGCCTATCGCGACCAGATTTCCGACCCTAAGCTGAAGGCCGAGGTGCGCGGGTTTATTGGTCAGGAAGCCATGCATTCCCTTGAACACGTGGCCATGAACCAGCACGTACGGGATCAGGGTATGCCGGTGGAAGAGCTGGAGAAGCACCTGGAGGTGGTGCTGGGCATTGCCAAAAAGCTGCCCAAACGCCACCAGCTGGCCATAACCTGTGCCCTCGAACACATGACCGCCATGATGGCCGACATGCTGCTGGAGCGCAGCGACGTGCGCGAGGACATGGACGAATCCATGCGTCCGCTGTGGGTCTGGCACGCCATCGAGGAAACCGAACACAAGGCGGTGACCTACGATGTGTTCCAGCAGGTGGGCGGCACTTACGCAGAGCGCGCTTTTTACCAGGTGTTCAGTACTGCGGCCCTGGGCGTGATGGCCAGCTATTTCACCGGTCGCATGATGCTCAATGACCGCAAGAATTTCTCGTTGAAGGACAGCGCCAGGGGCCTGTGGCGAATGTGGGGCAGGAACGGCACGTTTTCGAGCCTGATTCCGACCTGGCTGGAGTACTTCAAGCCCGATTTCCACCCCTGGGATCACGACAACAGCGAGCTGATTGCGCGGTTCAAGGCGGAGATCCAGGCGCACATTGCGCCCCAGTACCAGAAGGGCAATCGGCGAACGCTTCAGTAA
- a CDS encoding helix-turn-helix domain-containing protein, producing MSASGPDRERQMLGLFLVPGVYMRVLADTVRQLGYNDRSLYEGLDFTPEDLKTNDSRVFVTDAIVMAQRALELAGKDGLSFLLARELRLTIHGTLGFAALTSPTFADALDSVRRYLHLRVPFLGMSQSEAGDQVLVKLCTEFEVPGLYPFLAETVCATLILLTEQLLDRDDAARHGFALEDGKLSGVTVCLSAPEPPWYRQFAHQLPVRFEYGQPDEMMVFPKDLLKVRMRLADAEASRMARDQCEFELQKALKEQGDIVLAIRNMLRMMPGPLPSLEAMAERFCVSSRTLKRRLADRDTSYREILESVLKDRAIQLLRYTNQSVSEIAYELGYADLSNFSRAFRKWTGKSASEFREGGPDPAPEVGP from the coding sequence ATGAGCGCAAGCGGACCAGACAGAGAGCGGCAGATGCTGGGATTGTTCCTGGTGCCCGGTGTATACATGCGGGTGCTGGCCGATACGGTTCGCCAGCTCGGTTACAACGACCGGTCGCTGTATGAGGGCCTCGATTTTACCCCCGAGGACCTGAAAACCAACGACAGCCGGGTGTTCGTTACTGATGCCATTGTCATGGCGCAACGGGCACTCGAGCTTGCCGGCAAGGACGGCCTGAGCTTCTTGCTGGCGCGGGAACTGCGACTCACCATTCACGGCACCCTGGGCTTCGCTGCCCTAACCAGCCCCACCTTCGCCGATGCCCTGGACTCGGTGCGCCGTTACCTGCATCTTCGTGTGCCGTTCCTCGGCATGAGCCAGTCCGAGGCCGGGGACCAGGTGCTGGTCAAACTCTGCACCGAGTTCGAAGTGCCCGGTCTTTACCCGTTTCTGGCCGAAACCGTCTGCGCCACCCTGATCCTGCTGACCGAACAACTGCTCGACCGCGACGACGCCGCCAGACACGGCTTTGCCCTGGAAGACGGCAAACTGTCTGGCGTCACCGTCTGCCTGAGCGCACCGGAGCCGCCCTGGTACCGGCAATTCGCCCACCAGCTGCCGGTGCGGTTCGAATACGGCCAGCCGGACGAAATGATGGTGTTTCCGAAGGATCTGCTGAAAGTGCGCATGCGCCTGGCCGACGCCGAAGCCTCCCGCATGGCCCGGGACCAGTGCGAGTTCGAGTTGCAGAAGGCGCTCAAGGAGCAGGGCGACATCGTGCTGGCGATCCGCAACATGCTTCGCATGATGCCGGGCCCACTGCCGTCGCTGGAGGCCATGGCCGAACGCTTCTGCGTGTCGTCCCGAACCCTCAAACGCCGCCTGGCTGACCGCGACACCAGCTACCGGGAAATCCTCGAGTCGGTGCTGAAAGACCGGGCCATCCAGCTGCTTCGGTACACCAACCAGTCGGTCAGCGAGATTGCCTACGAGCTCGGCTACGCCGACCTGTCCAACTTCAGCCGGGCGTTCCGCAAATGGACCGGCAAATCGGCCAGCGAATTTCGCGAGGGTGGTCCGGATCCGGCGCCTGAGGTGGGGCCCTGA
- a CDS encoding NINE protein yields the protein MTDRPDTHSKLIGYLLWIFGFLGSHRFYYGKPVTGTIWFFTLGLLFIGWIIDLFLIPAMDREADLRFNEGEVSYNIGWILLTFLGVFGIHRMYMGKWITGIIYLLTGGLFLIGVLYDFWTLNNQISIRNEERRFG from the coding sequence ATGACAGACCGCCCAGACACCCACAGCAAGCTGATCGGCTACCTGCTCTGGATCTTCGGATTCCTGGGCTCCCACCGGTTCTACTACGGCAAGCCGGTCACCGGCACCATCTGGTTCTTCACCCTGGGCCTGCTGTTCATCGGCTGGATCATCGACCTGTTCCTGATTCCGGCCATGGACCGGGAAGCAGACCTCCGGTTCAACGAAGGCGAGGTGAGCTACAACATCGGCTGGATCCTGCTGACTTTCCTCGGCGTGTTCGGCATTCACCGCATGTACATGGGCAAGTGGATTACCGGGATTATCTACCTGCTCACCGGCGGCCTGTTCCTGATCGGTGTGCTCTACGATTTCTGGACACTGAACAACCAGATCTCCATCCGCAACGAAGAACGCCGTTTCGGCTGA